Proteins from a single region of Apium graveolens cultivar Ventura chromosome 7, ASM990537v1, whole genome shotgun sequence:
- the LOC141674374 gene encoding putative mitochondrial protein AtMg00820 has product MGIEEPMNFVQAAKDINWKLAMKKEKQSSEENQNWKLSELPPGKNVIGLKWIFKLKQDAEGKIVKHKARLVPKGYVQQRVVDFDEVFAPVTRPEMVHFLLALAAKNQLEVHHLDVPETKVRYFRSFD; this is encoded by the exons ATGGGAATCGAGGAACCTATGAATTTTGTACAGGCAGCTAAGGACATAAATTGGAAATTAGCCATGAAGAAAGAGAAGCAGTCAAGTGAAGAAAATCAGAACTGGAAATTGTCTGAACTGCCACCTGGGAAGAATGTTATAGGCCTGAAATGGATATTCAAGTTAAAACAGGATGCTGAGGGAAAAATTGTGAAGCATAAAGCGAGATTAGTACCCAAAGGTTATGTTCAACAGCGTGTAGTTGATTTTGACGAAGTCTTTGCTCCTGTGACAAGGCCTGAAATGGTTCATTTTCTATTAGCTTTGGCTGCTAAGAACCAATTGGAAGTTCACCATCTCGATGTCCCAGAAACAAAG GTCCGTTATTTTAGGAGTTTTGATTGA